The genomic window ttgttgccagaatgtaaaaaaatcagtaaaattacatttacatagattctaattttgatgacctataaattaaaatatcaaaaactgttcaagtatatgattaaaattacaataacgttgtgaagtgaggttatgtttaaataaTCATAACGATAACACGAAAAACGTACTTGACATGCTgcaaaaactctgctttttaacgttgccgTAATCGTTATGCTTAAAAGCAGAAGGCCCACTCTCAGATGCCGCCTTTGATGTTTGCGAGTACGCGCCCGCCATTTGTATGGAGGAAAAGCACAGGTTCGGATTGAGAAATTTGTGACAAGCTACGACAGAACCGTAATTTAAATATTCAGACGTTAATTTAGTAAATTTGAAATAATTTCATGTGTATTCTTGAAGTAAAAGTAGGACATGAAATATTGCATATTATTATGTCTATGGTTGccgtaaataaatttaatttgaatcaATTTTGGTTAATTTTTCTATTCCTGGATAAACATATAATTGAAATGTActgaattaaaatataataaataatacaataaaacattttgttatcCCATTAATAAACAACTGATAATTGAATTTATTAATTGAGTGGAAAattagtataaataaaaaacaaatgacattcataaattgtttattttcattttaaattttcacataattagtaggtctggatcccgcgtatgcaaaaaagtttattaatagcaagctgaaaatttgttaatagcttaagggtgtctagtcggataaactttgatatatgggaacactggaacaggggaagttttaattgtggaataggttaaaaatttggaacggtcaggccacgaaaacggcacatttattttgtccgacagaacagacttaaactccccgaacagagattaaactctcatgcaaaaatcagactgctatttatcaccaaatgggcgttttaatgagtggaacatgtagaatattgcAAATGACAGGAATTCTAATTCTTGCTCAAGTTTTTCATTTCTCTTTTTTAAACGGTTATTTTCATTTCTTAGCTGTTTCACAACTTTTCTGAGTTGTTGTTTCCTAGGCGAATTAGATGACAAATTGGAGTCAGTTTGGGTACTGTCGGAAGAGAGTACTGGAACAGGTACTTTACGAGGTGTACTTGGTAAACTTGGCATTTCAGAGTCAGATGTGGAAGCTGCCACTATAATTATGTCCTGTAAAATTCTAATTTTGCTAGGAGGTTCATTAACATCTTCAAATGTTTGAGGATCTAAAAAATATAACCTTTGAATAGAAATATGTAACACATAATATGATTTAGACTAGCGGTTCTCAATCTATCATACATGTACCACTGGCGGTACATATCATTATTCGCGGTGGTACAAGAAACTTAAACGCAGCCataatcagcaccactattatagttaattagagtACCTActagataggtatttcagttaggtggttccaaaaataatgaaagttgtcgatagatggcgccataatcaaaaaataattatttattaaataaaataataatattatcaatataatctgtacaatttataagactatacaaatcaaagaaaataccattttataaatgcaatagacacaattgatttgtttttattccaaattgaaaataaaatgtgacaactgtcagatttaactaaaatgtcatgttagaataaatgtcataaatgtgtattatcacggacttacctttttttctataatttgtgacgcactgaaaaatggtaatgaaaaggagaatacatattttgtggtacatgactcaaaaaaattgaaaaccaCTGATTTAGACACCATATGTGAAATATGTACggtgaaaataataaaattcattAATCGTTGACATAATTTGGCTAACAAAGAAGTCAAAACGCTATGACTTGAATTTGATGTAAGTTCGGGATTAATCAGAAATAGCATTCTAAATGGTAGTCATTATATAGTATGGTGCAGAAATATAGTGCccataatttagaaataaaaatggacctgtttcaggatttttcctcaATGTCACCGGCttatgaaataataataataattatagactttatttgtagcaaatagtacgtaataaataaacccagtttctcactgaagttgttagtTACATAGACTACAACTTGTACGTGATtttgattataaaacaacattcatttatcttaaagtttacaaaaaggaACCAAATAATAAATCAATAACAAAtgtatttctttcatttgcaccatactgtatatgaCATCAAATTTTAATCATAGTGTGTGTAAAAAAACTTACTAGTACTTACTTAATGAACTCTTAGCATAATTATGTTCCTTTTGGCTCTCTTTCGATGACACAGAGCTTGGACCTTCTAAACAAGGAAATACTGTTGGTATTGCATGTGGATACAAACGGTTTTTCAAATCGTTTTTAAAACACTTGTCCTCAAAATGAGCCCCACATAATCTATAACTATCCAGCTTATCAATTTTACATTGCAGGTCTTCCCGACCACTTTCCAGCAGCCATACTAGAGCTCTGTAAGTacataaatacaattaaaatatgaaaaatctaTTACCTGATATTTAAATAGTAAACTTCAATCTAATACTAATTATTTGATAATTCAACTTAAACTGCCATCTGTATTATATTCAGTATTTTTTACCTTTCCTTGTCTTTTGGAAAACGGAAAAAAGACAAATTGCAATTATAAGCTTTGCTATTGCAATTTATAGCTGCACATACTAGATGTGACTTGCCCATCTTGCCTAAAATTAGATAAACAattgataataattattaaaaatataaatattgttaataataattatattagattattaataatatatgtatataatatttatttatgtatagcACACGATAACTCCACAATAacaacacaacgtgacacaacacAAATTAATGACAGTGAATACACAATACACGCTACCACTGAAATTTCTAATGCACACGAGGTGAAATTCCACTGAACAGCACTGCTTCCTCCCAACAAATGGCCGATTCCTCAGACGCGAACGAGTTGCGCGTACTTCTCCCGCCAAAGAGAGTGGGCCTTCTGCTTGTTCTTTATTCTGTGgcttaataaagttaaccatagcggagccaaaatcagcggttattttaagaggtgcaaaatctctctattgATGTAGTACTTCACTTCAACGGATAAATTAGAAAAATATATCGGTTTGATACAAGGTTATCTCATAACTATGTGGGCGGAAGCGAGAGGGAGGGGAATGCCTACGTCACTCGTACGACAAAGTCAAGTTTGACAGTTGTTTGTGGTTATATTTCCgtatatttttgtggaattttcttataatatcgtttatttgtttaatatttgttgAGTTTTTAAGCATATAAAGACAATATTACTATAATTACTTATTTGGGTCCTATACAAAGGCAGTAATGACTTGTGAAGTGTGTTTTCGTAACCGTGTAaagttagtttaaaaattatataatattacacataataatatgtagttttgtatgttataataataaaacattttttagatgagtGGTGGTAACATTTGTAGCATAGCTATATGTAAAAGCAACTCCAAAATTCCTGAACCAGATggaaacaaaataatgtttttggaCATTTCCCAAATACCTTAACATTATCAAACAATAATGGATAATAAAATGTTACAAGATAAATGGGCCTCTAAACATAAGAAAATAGGTAGCAAACATTTCCTCGTGTCTGAATATGTTAATATTATGTTacgtcttttttatattttaacctaataataaattatttatattattcgtTCTTTTGTTGTTGCATACCACCAAAAATGATAAAAGTGCTGCACATTCCACGAAAAACATAAtaagtaagtacctacatattagtatttttgattttaaactttttcttctatttttttggatttttgtgctAATTAAATTGTTTTCTCCATTTAAAACACACATAATAAGTGTTAAATGAATTCTAGTTTTTTGTTAGCAGACTATTGatttttaagggaaaaattgatataattaccaatataagaaccacttaatatacctatacccaagaaaatctcaaaatatattgcaaaacctaagtttttgaaccttttattagcattgactcttatgataattttaaaattgtcgtACGGATGACGTATTCCCGCCTTTAAAAGGCCAGCCTTTGATTGGTCTACAGTTATGAGACAACCTACGCCCTAATCTATTAACCTTGGGTTTGATATGGGTTtgataattaaaataatatatatttaactATTCTTTACATACGCCtattaaataacaaaaaatcaaatgaagtatattttatatataaaaatgaaaactGCTTTCGATGCGAAAAGTACTGTcaaaatctatatatataaaagaaagtcgaggttgtgttagttacaccatttataactccaGAACGACcaaacagatttttatgaaattttacatgtatattctagcggactgggaataggataatatggagtttcatacccgtacgtcataaggggggttgccccccctgatatattttttttaatttttggaaaaaccgttttttactatttttatgagatgtagaagcaaaagatacatacaatcctaaattttaaattttttatctcagaccgttattttttaatagctatttaaatattttacatctatatatataaaagaaagtcgaggttgtgttagttacaccatttataactcgagaacgactgaacagatttttatgaaattttacatgtatattctagcggactgggaataggataatatggagtttcatacccgtacgtcataaggggggttgccccctgatatattttttaatttttggaaaaaccgttttttactatttttatgagatgtagaagcaaaagatacatacaatcctaaattttaaattttttatctcagaccgttattttttaatagctatttaaatattttacatctatatattataaaagaaagtcgaggttgtgttagttacaccatttataactcgagaacgactgaacagatttttatgaaattttacatgtatattctagcggactgggaataggataatatggagtttcatacccgtacgtcataagggggttgcccccctgatatatttttttaatttttggaaaaaccgttttttactatttttatgagatgtagaagcaaaagatacatacaatcctaaattttaaattttttatctcagaccgttattttttaatagctatttaaatattttacatctatatatatatatatatatatatatatatatatatatatatatatatatatatataaaagaaagtcgaggttgtgttagttacaccatttataactcgagaacgactgaacagatttttatgaaattttacatgtatattctagcggactgggaataggataatatggagtttcatacccgtacgtcataaggggggttgcccgtaggatatatttttttaatttttggaaaaaccgttttttactatttttatgagatgtagaagcaaaagatacatacaatcctaaattttaaattttttatctcagaccgttattttttaatagccatttaaatattttacatctatataaaaattcgccggtcgcagtgtttgttaccatactcctccgaaacgacttaaccgatttttatgaaattttgcaggtatattggactgtactgggagtaggttgctgtctatatttcatacccgtttgtcattagggggttgcccatgacgccgtaactctcacaataatgacgtgaaaaatatgaaattaagtaggtagactccttgctgaattccgagcagaaccgtactaaaattttttgtctagctcaatcggtgtccgaaatacaatatctcaagccgtagcaatattctgaggacagaagaagaacgagcgacaaatttcatagaagagaagtggcacagtttaactttgggactcaaattgggcaaaatatgaattttctaattttgcgaaattttcaaaaaatatctctaaacggaaccgtaagcaggagaaaaattctgagcacacgaaaagaacaagcagcaaattataaaat from Diabrotica virgifera virgifera chromosome 5, PGI_DIABVI_V3a includes these protein-coding regions:
- the LOC126884234 gene encoding 52 kDa repressor of the inhibitor of the protein kinase-like — encoded protein: MGKSHLVCAAINCNSKAYNCNLSFFRFPKDKERALVWLLESGREDLQCKIDKLDSYRLCGAHFEDKCFKNDLKNRLYPHAIPTVFPCLEGPSSVSSKESQKEHNYAKSSLNPQTFEDVNEPPSKIRILQDIIIVAASTSDSEMPSLPSTPRKVPVPVLSSDSTQTDSNLSSNSPRKQQLRKVVKQLRNENNRLKKRNEKLEQELEFLSFAIFYMFHSLKRPFGDK